The Nitrospirota bacterium genome has a segment encoding these proteins:
- a CDS encoding phospholipase: MATVTIRAYLSPTLVLLAMDWPEGRDHQDFLGFAIKRTPGFKRSAESWLPNRIGFNGPAPNGADLPSNTSPIQKFLWWDARIDDVDRGKTFTYTITPVVGDPNNNKLLNQAANSVKVTLPQQVENGIGTYFNRAVVSSQAFIKEFGERPAGDQMIRAMAWLANGLEKVVPEFLSASHEAHGAIYHLTDDNWIIPAFEKYQGDASLVYDARPVRDKGGTKPTPNQPAIDHLDGKVLFYPRDKTNIMHDKFLVRLHGGSPIAVLMGSANFTPEGLTSQANLLHTWKSPELASLYWERRKLLESNPSLSVTAKNSGWSQEIQAGDATVRVFFPPEPAKKRESIDEIVKAVNSAEKSVVFCLFTPTDAPLLDAIFKTGDKGKMMFGLVNNIGKNPEENASGRKPVDAKVEIYHRSHSNKDVVGHEFFKRGQQPHGFSWEASHLPGGGKFPVYIHHKFIVIDAETDNPIIYTGSANMSNNAVHKNDENIMEIKGCPRVAAIYLAEFMRLYEHYRARSAWNNYESGKNKTFKLAPDSSWGKKAYAKDTPEYKARLNMVG; the protein is encoded by the coding sequence ATGGCTACGGTAACGATTCGCGCTTATCTTTCTCCGACACTTGTTCTCTTGGCAATGGATTGGCCTGAGGGGAGAGATCATCAGGATTTTCTCGGTTTTGCCATAAAGCGCACCCCCGGCTTCAAACGGAGCGCTGAAAGCTGGCTGCCGAACAGGATAGGGTTTAACGGTCCAGCCCCCAATGGCGCCGACCTCCCAAGCAATACCAGCCCCATTCAAAAGTTCTTATGGTGGGATGCCCGTATTGATGATGTGGATCGTGGAAAAACATTTACCTATACGATTACACCTGTAGTAGGAGACCCGAATAACAATAAGTTGCTTAATCAGGCGGCTAATAGCGTTAAAGTGACTCTGCCTCAGCAGGTAGAAAACGGAATCGGTACTTATTTTAATCGGGCTGTAGTCAGTTCCCAGGCATTCATTAAAGAGTTTGGCGAAAGACCGGCGGGCGACCAGATGATCAGGGCGATGGCCTGGCTGGCCAATGGACTTGAGAAAGTTGTTCCGGAATTTCTCTCTGCCTCTCACGAGGCTCACGGAGCGATCTACCACCTGACCGATGATAACTGGATCATCCCGGCATTTGAAAAATATCAAGGCGATGCATCTCTGGTCTATGACGCCAGGCCGGTCCGTGATAAGGGAGGGACAAAGCCCACTCCGAATCAGCCCGCTATAGACCATCTTGACGGGAAAGTCTTGTTCTATCCCCGCGACAAAACCAATATTATGCATGATAAGTTTCTTGTGCGGCTGCACGGTGGAAGCCCCATAGCAGTTCTGATGGGTTCTGCTAATTTCACCCCTGAGGGTCTAACCAGCCAGGCCAATCTGCTTCATACATGGAAATCTCCCGAGCTGGCATCACTTTATTGGGAGCGCAGGAAATTACTTGAATCTAACCCCAGTCTGTCAGTTACGGCTAAAAACTCTGGTTGGTCACAGGAAATCCAGGCTGGAGACGCCACAGTTCGTGTTTTTTTTCCGCCCGAGCCGGCAAAGAAACGCGAATCTATCGATGAAATTGTAAAGGCGGTCAATAGCGCTGAAAAATCCGTCGTATTCTGTCTCTTCACGCCGACCGACGCTCCACTGCTTGATGCCATCTTCAAGACCGGTGACAAAGGTAAGATGATGTTTGGCCTGGTGAATAATATCGGTAAAAATCCGGAAGAAAACGCCAGCGGCAGGAAACCTGTCGATGCGAAGGTTGAGATCTATCATCGCTCGCATAGTAACAAGGATGTGGTTGGCCATGAATTCTTTAAGAGAGGTCAGCAGCCCCATGGTTTTTCATGGGAAGCGTCTCATTTACCAGGGGGTGGCAAGTTTCCGGTTTATATTCATCATAAGTTTATTGTCATCGACGCCGAGACAGACAATCCGATTATCTATACAGGTTCCGCAAATATGAGCAATAATGCGGTTCATAAAAATGATGAAAATATAATGGAGATTAAGGGTTGTCCGCGGGTTGCCGCGATCTACCTTGCGGAATTTATGCGGCTTTATGAACATTATCGCGCCAGATCGGCATGGAATAACTACGAATCCGGAAAAAATAAGACCTTTAAACTTGCTCCTGACTCGAGTTGGGGAAAAAAAGCATATGCCAAAGATACGCCTGAGTATAAGGCGCGTTTGAATATGGTCGGCTGA
- a CDS encoding bifunctional diguanylate cyclase/phosphodiesterase produces the protein MFFLIALKGAGPGDFSKPPEPYLYGFLVFMAVYSLLTTFLLLKGKFNRAYSIEKGNLEGPVQESLFLDPLTGLPDRRLFSDRLKQALLMAGRENQALAILMIDMNRFKEINNTLGPRYGDMALQQIGNRLREKIRKSDTLSRLGGDQFAVLLLGAKENGAMDVADKLLRTMEEPVVLEGFPLEIAARIGVALYPEHGERYDDLLRCAEVAMESAKEEVSGCSIYKSVKDQYTTQRLMLLGELRQAIDDNQLFMVYQPKIHLKSRRVIGTEALVRWKHPKQGIIPPDQFIPIAENSGLIKPMSAWVINHVLNQCQEWDKSGVLFPVAINLSRRSLHDPNLVTQIIDSLDRHRIGHQWIEFEITESTIMANAAAAMKILSRLNELGIRLSIDDFGTGYSSLASLKKLPVQSVKIDKSFVSNMATDKNDEMIVSSTVDLAHHLGLEVVAEGVETEENWNRLAEMGCDQSQGYYISPPLPPDQLIHWLRKSSWCTEAV, from the coding sequence ATGTTTTTTCTCATCGCCTTGAAGGGAGCCGGACCGGGTGACTTTTCAAAGCCGCCTGAACCTTATTTGTATGGCTTCCTGGTTTTCATGGCGGTCTATTCTTTGCTGACCACATTCCTTCTGCTCAAAGGAAAGTTTAATCGGGCGTATTCAATTGAAAAGGGTAATCTGGAAGGCCCTGTTCAGGAATCTCTTTTTCTTGATCCCCTGACCGGCCTGCCCGATCGCCGCCTCTTCAGCGACCGCTTAAAACAGGCTTTATTAATGGCAGGCCGGGAAAATCAGGCTCTGGCCATTCTGATGATCGATATGAACCGGTTTAAGGAAATTAACAATACCCTGGGGCCGAGGTATGGGGATATGGCGTTGCAACAGATCGGAAACCGGCTAAGAGAGAAGATCCGAAAATCCGATACCCTTTCCCGTCTGGGGGGAGATCAGTTTGCCGTTTTATTGTTAGGAGCGAAAGAAAACGGCGCTATGGATGTAGCCGATAAGCTTTTGAGAACCATGGAAGAACCCGTTGTTTTGGAAGGGTTCCCTCTTGAAATCGCTGCAAGAATTGGAGTTGCCTTATATCCTGAGCATGGAGAGAGATACGATGATCTCCTCCGGTGCGCAGAAGTGGCGATGGAATCAGCAAAGGAAGAGGTCAGTGGATGTTCGATTTACAAATCAGTGAAAGACCAATATACGACCCAACGCCTGATGCTTCTGGGGGAATTGCGTCAGGCCATTGACGACAACCAGTTATTCATGGTCTACCAGCCCAAGATTCATCTTAAATCGCGCCGGGTTATCGGAACCGAAGCCCTTGTTCGCTGGAAGCATCCAAAGCAGGGGATTATCCCGCCCGATCAGTTTATCCCCATTGCGGAGAATTCCGGTCTGATCAAGCCGATGAGCGCCTGGGTTATCAACCATGTTCTGAATCAATGTCAGGAATGGGACAAGTCGGGCGTTCTCTTTCCCGTAGCCATCAACCTCTCCAGAAGAAGTCTGCACGATCCGAATCTGGTGACCCAGATTATCGACAGCCTTGACCGCCACCGGATCGGGCATCAGTGGATCGAGTTTGAAATTACGGAAAGCACGATCATGGCCAATGCCGCCGCCGCGATGAAAATTCTCTCCCGGTTAAACGAATTGGGGATCCGCCTTTCCATCGACGATTTTGGAACCGGCTACTCCTCGCTGGCCTCTTTGAAAAAGCTTCCGGTTCAAAGCGTCAAAATAGACAAGTCGTTTGTTTCGAACATGGCGACCGACAAGAATGATGAGATGATCGTCAGTTCCACGGTGGATCTTGCCCATCATTTAGGACTGGAGGTCGTAGCCGAAGGGGTTGAAACAGAGGAGAATTGGAATCGACTGGCCGAAATGGGTTGTGATCAGTCGCAAGGGTATTACATCAGTCCACCCCTTCCGCCAGACCAGCTTATTCATTGGTTAAGGAAATCATCCTGGTGTACAGAGGCGGTTTAA
- a CDS encoding sigma-54-dependent Fis family transcriptional regulator, translated as MVNSILIVDDDEDFRFGLTNLIKQEFPEWSILQGDSCAAAKELIKQKDIQLILLDYQLPDGNSLSVLSEIEDLSESVEVIMVTAHGSLDLAVEAMKRGASDFVPKPIDFKDLAARIHKVLETREFRQVTEFYRSTFEVQPFIGTGPEMAACRELARLVAGSDKIVLILGETGTGKEVMARHIHSISDRKDKPFVIINCASQSEELIADEIFGHERGAFTNAYSSKKGKVELADDGTIFLDELGELSLNMQAKILRFIEDKQFARIGGTKERRCSARLIAATNRNLQNMVSQGLFRNDLFFRLNVFPITLPPLRQRKEDIPELVYHFLRNMTLYNLKKEMKISGNALEYLMEYEWPGNIRELRNVIERATVLADDAEITIKHLPVLNSVKMPEVIVEVNQFKESMRRSEKSLVVQALRAANWNQTEAARTLQINRQYLIRLMKKHQISVVRTSSG; from the coding sequence ATGGTTAATTCAATTCTAATCGTCGATGATGATGAAGACTTCAGATTCGGGCTCACAAATTTGATCAAACAAGAGTTTCCGGAGTGGTCGATATTGCAGGGGGATTCCTGTGCCGCGGCAAAAGAATTGATCAAACAGAAAGATATTCAATTGATTCTCCTCGACTATCAACTGCCGGATGGAAACAGTCTTTCGGTTCTAAGCGAAATTGAGGACCTTTCGGAATCGGTTGAGGTCATTATGGTCACCGCTCACGGCTCCCTGGATCTCGCGGTTGAAGCCATGAAAAGAGGCGCCAGTGATTTTGTTCCAAAACCAATCGATTTTAAAGATCTGGCGGCAAGGATTCACAAAGTCCTTGAAACCCGGGAGTTCAGACAGGTAACCGAATTTTACCGGTCCACCTTTGAGGTTCAACCTTTTATTGGAACAGGGCCAGAAATGGCCGCATGCCGGGAATTGGCAAGGTTGGTCGCCGGTTCCGATAAAATCGTTCTGATCCTGGGTGAGACCGGGACCGGCAAGGAGGTCATGGCCAGGCACATCCACTCCATATCGGACCGGAAGGACAAGCCCTTCGTGATCATTAATTGCGCCTCACAGTCTGAGGAGTTAATCGCTGATGAGATTTTTGGGCATGAACGCGGGGCCTTTACCAATGCTTATAGTTCAAAAAAAGGGAAGGTGGAGCTTGCGGACGACGGAACGATCTTCCTGGATGAACTGGGGGAACTCTCGTTAAATATGCAGGCCAAGATTCTTCGCTTCATTGAAGATAAACAGTTCGCCCGGATAGGGGGTACTAAAGAAAGGAGATGTTCAGCGAGATTGATCGCCGCAACCAATCGAAATCTGCAAAACATGGTGTCGCAGGGCTTGTTTCGAAACGATCTTTTTTTCCGGCTGAACGTCTTTCCGATTACACTCCCCCCGCTTAGGCAAAGAAAAGAAGATATTCCTGAACTGGTTTATCACTTTTTGAGGAATATGACACTTTATAACTTGAAGAAGGAAATGAAGATATCGGGCAACGCGTTGGAATATTTGATGGAATATGAATGGCCGGGGAATATCAGAGAATTGAGAAATGTCATAGAAAGAGCCACGGTGCTGGCGGACGACGCCGAAATAACAATTAAACATCTTCCCGTACTAAACAGCGTCAAAATGCCTGAGGTTATCGTTGAGGTCAATCAATTTAAGGAATCAATGCGGAGGAGTGAGAAAAGTCTGGTCGTTCAGGCATTAAGGGCCGCTAACTGGAACCAGACCGAAGCCGCAAGAACCTTGCAGATCAACAGGCAGTATTTAATTCGACTGATGAAGAAACATCAAATTTCCGTCGTGAGGACTTCCAGCGGATAG
- a CDS encoding DNA-binding response regulator, with protein sequence MNPFITIWIDLTGKPSPSENYRKLSGRCDIRYLKEAALIPDLIRKLSPGLICFEFDAPDPDQLQTLRQTKEMYPSLPVLLVTEYHSEEFAVWSLRMRVWDYLVKPVSPEQILDHIRIISCLSKSASRRKIKTENVPISPIPIEVRCSGLKTEGKKECPTYQAVPYIEKYYAEKIRERDVARICGLQSIRFSLLFKKEQGITFQKYLIQFRIHKAAELLNDPSEKVTHAASSVGFNDLSDFARIFKQYMGVTPLKYRQQQKG encoded by the coding sequence ATGAATCCGTTCATTACCATCTGGATCGACTTAACCGGCAAGCCCTCTCCATCGGAAAATTACCGGAAGCTTTCCGGCCGATGCGATATTCGCTATCTGAAAGAAGCCGCGTTAATTCCTGATTTGATTCGAAAGCTCTCTCCAGGACTCATCTGTTTTGAGTTTGATGCTCCCGATCCGGACCAGTTACAAACTCTGCGGCAGACCAAAGAGATGTATCCCTCCTTGCCGGTTCTTCTGGTAACCGAATATCACTCCGAGGAGTTCGCTGTCTGGTCCCTTCGGATGCGTGTCTGGGACTATCTTGTAAAACCGGTTTCGCCGGAACAAATATTAGACCATATTCGGATTATTTCTTGTCTATCGAAGAGCGCTTCCCGGCGGAAGATCAAAACAGAAAATGTTCCAATATCACCCATTCCCATTGAGGTCAGATGTTCCGGATTGAAAACGGAAGGGAAAAAAGAGTGCCCGACCTATCAGGCGGTCCCATACATAGAGAAGTATTATGCTGAAAAAATTCGGGAGAGGGATGTGGCGCGGATTTGCGGTCTTCAATCAATTCGGTTTAGTCTTCTTTTTAAAAAGGAGCAGGGGATTACCTTTCAGAAGTACTTGATTCAATTCAGGATCCATAAAGCCGCCGAGTTACTCAATGATCCTTCCGAGAAGGTGACTCACGCCGCATCTTCCGTGGGATTTAACGATTTATCCGATTTTGCCAGGATTTTCAAACAATACATGGGGGTTACACCATTAAAATACCGGCAACAACAGAAGGGCTGA
- a CDS encoding HAMP domain-containing histidine kinase: protein MRNIFKLNFRKKIFLAGALGLFPLGVAILLLLPFDENSYLTDQLKENGSKTASLVTEQAMPYLQTHDYPFVQKLLDNLVKHQDVLCATIFFNNRTISSGEVNLVQPVSKSGDNEWVTYKGLPGIKIQRSFQISADSDLPAGPVHPAFSALPAEGRVMLVLSTASIGSHVLHMFRYLSVFLALSLGLVMTAVWVASGRLSVPLNVLARKVVQISVNPNLETDSHNPDEIETISLSIQTLQDELAGKTATIQQLQKHRDEFIRSSDHLENLNKSLNEVILLKNNLFMQVSHEIKTPINSLSTLIQSLKKGGVPPVQYPEYLSRMEKLSNRIVQVLQTIIKSYMSEIGKLNLDKNLLNVSRIVSGVIADLHPLLNEKGLKCIAKTANENLEIVADQTRLEQILLNLLHNAIKASVAGGEITLAVEETENDVIIHVTDSGGGVPVEKRPHLFTTIGKPELKGEGSGIGLIISKYLVELHGGRIWLEAPLNHSGSTFSFSISRQSVNNSNTPGSLLKEKQGNG, encoded by the coding sequence ATGCGGAACATTTTCAAGCTGAATTTTAGAAAAAAGATTTTTCTGGCAGGCGCCCTGGGACTTTTCCCCCTTGGAGTGGCCATCCTGCTGCTCCTCCCTTTTGACGAAAATTCTTATCTGACGGATCAGTTAAAAGAAAACGGAAGCAAAACAGCTTCCCTGGTCACGGAACAGGCCATGCCCTATTTGCAGACCCATGACTATCCCTTTGTTCAGAAATTGCTCGACAACCTGGTCAAACATCAGGATGTTCTCTGCGCCACCATTTTTTTTAATAACCGGACGATTTCTTCCGGTGAGGTTAATTTGGTTCAACCGGTTTCAAAATCAGGAGATAATGAATGGGTCACTTACAAAGGGCTCCCGGGAATCAAAATCCAACGCTCTTTCCAAATTTCCGCTGATTCGGATCTCCCCGCAGGACCGGTTCATCCGGCATTTTCGGCATTACCGGCGGAAGGCCGGGTCATGCTGGTTCTCTCCACGGCATCCATCGGCTCCCATGTTCTCCACATGTTCCGGTATCTGAGCGTTTTTCTGGCTTTATCTTTAGGGCTGGTCATGACGGCCGTCTGGGTGGCCTCCGGCAGGCTTTCCGTTCCACTTAACGTATTGGCGAGAAAGGTCGTTCAAATTTCCGTGAATCCTAACCTGGAGACTGATTCTCACAATCCGGATGAAATCGAAACCATTTCACTCTCTATTCAGACCCTGCAGGATGAACTTGCCGGAAAAACGGCGACCATTCAACAGCTTCAAAAACATCGTGACGAATTTATACGGTCAAGCGACCATCTTGAAAATCTCAACAAATCGCTAAACGAGGTCATCCTGTTAAAAAACAATTTATTTATGCAAGTCTCCCATGAGATTAAAACACCCATCAACAGTCTCTCAACGTTAATTCAATCTCTCAAAAAAGGGGGCGTCCCGCCTGTACAATATCCGGAGTATCTTTCGAGAATGGAAAAATTATCGAATCGAATCGTCCAGGTCCTGCAGACGATCATCAAAAGTTACATGAGCGAAATCGGCAAACTGAACCTTGATAAAAACCTGTTAAATGTTTCCAGGATTGTTTCCGGTGTGATTGCAGACCTCCATCCGCTTTTAAACGAAAAAGGTTTAAAATGCATCGCGAAAACCGCGAATGAAAATCTCGAAATAGTCGCCGACCAGACGAGATTAGAACAAATCTTGCTGAATTTACTCCACAATGCCATCAAGGCAAGCGTTGCCGGAGGTGAAATCACCCTTGCAGTAGAAGAAACGGAGAATGACGTGATCATCCATGTAACGGATTCGGGCGGTGGTGTTCCGGTGGAGAAAAGGCCCCATCTGTTTACCACCATAGGGAAGCCTGAGTTAAAGGGAGAAGGTTCAGGAATCGGTCTGATAATCTCCAAATACCTGGTTGAACTTCATGGAGGGAGAATATGGCTTGAAGCGCCATTGAATCATTCCGGCTCCACATTCTCTTTCAGCATATCCAGGCAATCTGTCAACAATTCTAATACCCCAGGAAGTCTTTTGAAGGAGAAACAGGGAAATGGTTAA
- a CDS encoding nitrogen fixation protein, translating into MKPESEIPPLCPSAQPEMAGSRILGVVGGSAEAPALAYCSESVPVTEELLNRTAPVSPTEVFRFSAHCEGGACRHFDGTHCRLATRVVQILPPVTETLPSCLIRSTCRWYLQEGKSSCLRCSQIVTQTFSPSEELRRAAES; encoded by the coding sequence ATGAAACCGGAATCGGAGATTCCTCCGCTTTGTCCCAGCGCACAGCCTGAGATGGCCGGTAGCAGGATTCTGGGAGTCGTAGGAGGGAGTGCTGAAGCGCCGGCGCTTGCCTATTGTAGTGAATCGGTTCCTGTTACGGAAGAGCTTTTAAACCGTACCGCTCCTGTGAGTCCTACGGAGGTATTTCGATTTTCTGCCCATTGTGAAGGGGGAGCCTGCCGCCACTTCGACGGTACCCACTGTCGTCTGGCCACCCGTGTTGTCCAGATTCTTCCTCCCGTAACGGAAACTCTTCCCTCCTGTCTGATCCGTTCCACCTGCCGATGGTACCTGCAGGAGGGTAAATCGAGCTGTCTCCGCTGTTCTCAAATTGTGACCCAGACCTTCAGCCCGAGTGAAGAGTTACGGCGTGCGGCGGAAAGTTAA